Part of the Chelmon rostratus isolate fCheRos1 chromosome 13, fCheRos1.pri, whole genome shotgun sequence genome is shown below.
ACATCATAGAAACAtcacagtcttttgttttccattaaatAAAGTGCAGAGGATTCATTGTGTCAAGgtgttttatttagatttatattatttatatttatgttttctgctgttaCATCTAATGTGCTGCTTACTTCTAAATTACAAAGTAGACTAGTAATAGTTTTTTTCATGGTTGTAGTAGTAATTCTAGTATTATAATGATTACAATAACAGTTTTAAGTAAAATTGTGGGAATGGTGCTGGACTGAGCAATAAGATGCATTAAGTATGAACACGTGCTTTAGTTAGTTCTTTGAACCTTCGTATGTGTCTCTGTAGAAATagtgtttgtagtttttaaaacacacaaagacaaatgccAAACTGAATAGTGGGCCCCTCCTAAGAGACTTACTGTATTAACGAGTGGAGCCTTCCCATCTTCCCATCTGTTGGTGCATTATTAGGTATTGGGTATGTGTATCTGATGGTGTGTCGGATTATTAGATGTTCTTtggaatttcattttttaaaataattctgaCCTGTTTTATAGTTCAATTCAAGGCTCTGTTCACTGTTAAACTCATATTTGTTCATCAGGAGTTTGATGTGTCATTATTTCTAAGGCGCTGGTGTGTGAGACATGCTGAAACAGCTCTGGGTTCATGGGATGTCAGCCTGAACAGTGGACCATTCTAATTCATGAACATTTAATGAAACCGTGAGTTTGGTGTGACCTGAACATCACCggctaacagctgctgctgcggtATGAGAGTGAATCCTGTTTTAATCTCTAATGTCTGTTCATTTGAGAGTcagcagcaaaataagaaatagCTTGATTTTTTAGTTGTGACATTCGTTGGGTAAGAATCAGTCGGTGTAAGAGAATCCCGAAGTGAAGAGGGAATTTTTTCAATCCACTTTTTATCATCTTCAGCATTCGCACGTTGTGATGAAGGAAAGATTCAAACAGCTGGATTTGTGAATAGCGTTTGAAGCGGTGATGCTCATTTAAGCGACAACAGCACCGCCCAGTGGAAATAATCAGAGAGTACGACTGCTCCCAAATGACGGTGTCCTCACAGggtcaaacagcagacagtcgGTCCCTGCCGAAAAAAAAGCgattgtgtttgttgtgagCGGAAGCGGAGGGAGGCGACAGACCGAACACGAGGTCGACTGGACTCGTTTTCGTTTTCCTGGCTGATCTGGATGTTTCGGTCGGCTGAGTATCGTCAGTTCTCGGGCtgtgaggcagcagagaggagctcaCAGCTGCTAGCGCGATGCTAACCGAACAGCGTCATGTAGCTCACTGTTAGCTTAATGCTAACCCGGCAGCCCGTCATGGCGAATTAAAGATGAACGAGTCTGAAACGTTTGAAAGGTTCAGTGTTCATTTCTAACATCATTATTTCAGATTTAAAGGGTTTTAaagtcagagtgaagtcagCCCTTCCTCTGGTACAACAAGCAGAAATATATTTAACATCTTCTGGAAACAACTGAGACCTAAAACTGAACTACTGTCAGCAGTTTTAATTTTACTGTCTAAATTGGTCACTGCCCCCCCCAAACATACAACATAAAGGATTGTTGGACATGTACAACCGCCGAGTTAGAAAGAAAGATAATGagaaagatgataaaataaagtaaagataataatagaataaaataaaataacatgcagCAAcaatatgcgtaaatgcaataaaaatataccaagacaataaaatatactaagaacAGCTGAatggaggtgcaggtggaggtgcaggtgtaggtggaggtgcaggtggaggtggacagAGCGTACTCAGCCTTGTTTGTTCTGTACATTGTTCTCTAAAGCAGATTTATTTAagaatttaaatcatttttgcagatgtgaatgaaaatcatgagctttgtgttttcagtgaaggaGATGTCCCACAGGTGACTCTGGGGCAGTTACTATTAAAGGAGTTCTGTTCTGATACGGAACTACTGAGGCGTCACTGACGCGGGTGGTGGCTAGGCTGACGCGCTAGATCTTACCTGAGGCTATTTGCTAACTACACTGTGACTTACTGTGATCCGAAATAAAACGACGGTACTTTTTGAGTCAATGGTGATCCATTTATTTTACGAGTCCAACATCAGGTTACACACCGTAGTCACAAGCCGAAATCAACAACAGTGAACCAACATAGCGCTTAGCTTTGCCGTAGCGTAGCGTATCGGTGTACCGGTGTAGAGGTGTGGCGCGTAGCGGTGTAGCGGTCAAAACCCTTTGCCCTTCCGGGTAGGACGCCTAACCAACAACACCTACATACCTGACGGAAGGTTAATTTTTAtgcgccacccagtggacaaaacataaatgaaactCATAAAGAAACCATAGATTTTGGCTCCTACACACCGGCCCCTAATTGTTGATGGCAGGCAGACacaacaattcaaaataaaacaaaaaaaaggaaccaAAATGTAGCAAAACACCAAGTGATAAGCACAATGTAATAACACATTTATAATCATACCCCATGAACTAAGCAGAGTTTGGTCACAGGTCTTTCAACGGTGTTAGATTTTGTCTGCAACCTGACAGATCGTACCAGGCCCTGCCTATCAGGAAATACCTCAAGCACCCTCGCAATTGGCCAAGATCCACGAGGGGCAGAGGCATCCATGATAACAATGTCTCCAGTTTTCAAGCTCCTCTTCTTCCCATGCCATCTTTGTCGTTCTTGAAGCAAAGGCAAATATTCTCTGACCCATCTCTTCCAGAACAAATCAGCAATATATTGCACTTGTCTCCATCTTCGTTTGACATACTGGTCATGAGGCTCAAAGACTCCTGGTGTCATAGCGGGCTTTCCTTTCAGCAAGAGCAGGTGATTGGGTGTGAGCGGTTCCAGATCGGTTGGGTCATCAGAGAACTTGGTAAGCGGCCTGTCATTCAAAATGGCTTCCGCCTCACACAACAAAGTATGCAAAGTGTCATCATCCAGCGTCTGCTGACGTAGCACTGAACTTAGGACCCTTCTCACCATGCGGATCATCCTCTCCCAGACGCCACCATGATGTGAGCCTGCTGGCGGGTTGAAATTCCAGTGTATTCCAGCTTGTGCCAGGACTGCTTCAATCCGATGGTTGAGCGCAGTTAAGGCTTCTCTCAGCTCCCTGTCTGCTCCAATGAAATTTGTGCCATTATCTGAAATCAGGTGAGTAACTTGCCCTCTTCTGCTTATGAAGCGCCTCAGAGCATTGATGCAGGCATCTGTCTCCAAGGAAACTGCCACCTACAGATGGATCGCTCTACTGGCTAAGCAGGTAAATATGGCTCCATACCGCTTGCAAGtccctcttcctttcctcaCTTCCACAGGACCGAAGTAGTCTACCCCAGTGTTGGTGAAGGGGGGTAAGTCTGGCTGAATCCGCACCTCTGGAAGATCAGCCATCTTTTGTTCCAGGAGACGTCCATTATAACGTCTACAGAAGCTGCATTCTGTGATCACTTTCCTAAAAGCTGCATTTGCCTTGGCAATCCAGAACTTTTTTCTCACTGATGACAAGGTGTGTGCACGACCAGCATGGCCCAGGCTTTGATGAACATGTTTGAGGATGAGTGCTGAGAGGGGTTGCTCTTTGCAGAGGATAATGGGGTGTTTGGACTCCTCAGGCATTGCTCCTCTACTCAACCTCCCTCCAACTCTTAATTGGCCATCGACCAAGACTGGGTCAAGCTTGTATATGGGGCTGTGGCGACTCACTGCTGCCTTTGCAGAGGACAGTGCAGCAATCTCCTTcttgaactgctgctgctggcaatAGCGAATGGCTGCATTCTCTGCCTCCAGCAGATCGTCTACCGTCAGGATGTTACCCCTGGGTGTTACAGTGAAACTTTGGCCATCAGTTGCACTCGACTGAATTGTCACAGGCCccttcagctgttttctccaGCGAGCCTTCTCCAATTCAAACGGAGAAACCAAGCAGCTGCCCTCTTGAGCCTCTTCCAGTCAGAGAAATAACTAATGAGCTGGTCAGTTGGTGTAACAGCATGGCACACATTGATAGCATTCATGGCAgcctctctcttcacctctttgTCATCAGCACTCAAGGAACCATCAAAAGCATTGTTAGGCCAGTCATCCTCATGCCTCCAAAGAAATGCGGGCCCTGTCCACCACCTACTGGTCTTCAGGAAGCCTGCCACCTTCAATCCCCTCAACGCGTCGTCAGCTGGATTATCTTTGGAGCACACATGCCTCCATTGCCATGGTTCTGATGACTCTCTGATTGTTGAGATCCTGTTTGCCACAAACGTGTAAAACCTCTTGTCCTCGTTCTTGATGTATTTGAGGACTGAAGTACTGTCTGTCCAAAAGACAGAATCCTTAAATGTCCACTTCAGTTCTTCCTTCAGCATTGAGTCCATCCGCACAGCAAGAACTGCTGCAGTCAGTTCAAGCCGGGGAATAGTCACTGCTTTCAGTGGTGTAACTCTAGCTTTGCCAAGGAGAAAGGAGACCTGTACTTGATTTTGCTGATTCAACATCCTCAGGTATGTCACGGTTCCATATCCAGCTTCGCTGGCGTCGGCAAAGTGATGTAGTTGGGCTCGAGCAGCCTTGCCATACGTCGCTGGTTTGACACACCTGGGTATTTTGAAGGTGTTGAGCAGGTCCAAGTCCTCCAACCATGAGTTCCACTGGCATAAGATGTTAGGTGGCAAAGAATCATCCCATCCACATCCTCTCCTGCATAGCTCCTGTAGCATCATCCTTGCAGGCAGCGTAACTGGGGCCAGGAAACCCAGAGGATCATATACTGAGCTGATGATGGACAACATACCACGTCTGGTAAGTGCCTGTTGCTTCAATTCGATCTTGAATCGGAATGAGTCTGTTTCTGGCTCTCTCTACTGGCAGCTTGTCACGGTCAAGATCCAGCTCCTTTAGATCCTTAGCCCTTCTTTCTGTTGCTACGGCTTGCAAGACACCACGGCTGTTGCTGACAAACTTCTCCAGGGTGAAGCCTCCCTTCTGGCACAGTGCAGTCAAGTCCTTGATAGTCTGAATGGCAGCTGCTTCTGTGGCACAGCTTTTCAAGTAGTCGTCGACATAAAAGCTTTCCTTGACAGACTGACATACACTGGCGGGGAACTCAGACTGGTGGTCATCAGCATTTTTCCTCAGTGCATAGCTAGCACAGCTCGGCGAGGATACTGCGCCGAACAAGTGCACGGTCATCCTGTATTGCCTAAGCTCCTGAGTGATGTCTCCATTCGGCCACCAGAGAAACCGGAGAAagtctctgtcttcctctgtgaccTTCACTTGATGGAACATTGCCTGTATGTCACCCATAAACGCTACAGGTTCCTCTCTGAAGCGTAGCAGGACGCCCAATAATGAGCTTGTGAGGTTAGGCCCCTGAAGCAGCTCTTTGTTTAAGCACGCTCCTTGGTAGGTGGCACCACAGTCGAACACGACCTGAAGGGTACCTTTCCTTGGGTGGTGGACTGAGTGATGGGGAATGTACCAGACTCTACCAGGTTCGCCTTGAAGCTTCTGCAGTGGCACGGGTTCTGCATAGGTGTTGCTGATAAGGCCATTCACATATTCAGCATACTCCTGTTGCAAGCCTTGGCTATTGAGGAACCTTCTCTTCAGGCCCTGCATCCTCTGCTTCACCACGGCGATGTTGTTGGGCAAAGACACCTCTTTCTTCCTGAAAGGCAACTTCAGGCAGTACTTTCCATCCTGCAGCTTTGCTGATTGATCCATGGTCTCCATAAACTGAATGTCACCTCTAGACATTTCCTTATCCTCCACAGTCTTTTCATTGAAGTCGTGGTTGTATTGACTCACAAGCATTTGTTCAAGTGTTTGAAGAGAGATGCGGTTCACTGTGGCGGAGGGTACTGGTGCGCCACTGCTTCCACTCAGTGGGCCATTGACTACCCATCCCAACACGGTCTTAATGGCATAGGGCCCATTGTCGCAGCTGTTGATGACCTCCCAGGGCTCTAATACCCTGGGTACGTTGGTGCCaatcaacaaatcaacattCGCCTTCACGCTTGGGATGCGCACCTTCGACAGGTAGGGCCACCTAGCCAGATCCTCAGATGTGATCATGTTCTCCACAGTGACAGGCATTTCCTTTTGTGTGAAGACTTCAGGTAGGGGATAGAAGTTGTTACTGTCCACCTCTGACACCTCTAGCCCAGACAGGGCGTATGCAGGAACGACCTTTTCATGCCCCATTGTCCTCAACAGGAAGCTGGTCCTTTTGCCTGTGACACTGAGTTTTTGCATGAGGTGTTCTGAGCAAAATGTAGCTGAGCTACCAGGGTCCAGGAAGGCATATGTTGTTATAATGCGACTTCCCTTTGCAGACTTCAACTTCACAGGCAGAATGGACAATACACATTGGTCTCTACCGGCCCCTGTATGCCCACATGTTTCACTGGAGGACTGCTGGATGTCAGCAGAATCCTTTGACTGTCCTGGGGTCTGTTGCTGTTTAATATGAAGCGCAGTTGGATGAGTCTTTCCACAGGTTTGACATGTCAAGCGCTCACAGTCCTTGCTCATATGTCCAGGGCGTAAACAGGCGAAACAAACTCCCTTTTGCCTCAAGAGGAGAATTTTGTCCTTGTGCTTCTTGCCTCTGAAATGCCTGCATTCTTCCACCAGATGGCGACGATCACAGCACAGGCATTTCACTTCATCCACATCTTGCGACTGGTCCTTGCCATCATCAGACACATCCGTTGatgttacagcagcaacaatgtTTCCCTTTACATTGCCCCTGGGCTGTGACTTTGATGGCGGCCTTGTCATAGATGAGGCAGAGGGTGGATCCTGAATATCGCCGAACAAGGGGGTCAGACAGAATTTTGACACGCCGTTCAATGAACTGCACCAGGTCAAAGATATGCTCTCTCAATTTAAATGGCAGCCTTGAGAGAATGGTCCTCATATTTACAGGCATATCCAGCTCCTGCACATAGCTCAGTTCCTGCATAACATTACAGCAGCCACGTAAAAACAATGAGTAGGCCTGCAGTGACTTCACATCTTCTGCTTTAATAGCTTGCCAGGCCAAAGCCTTCTTCATGTAGGCTGTTGCCAACTTGTATGGATTGCCAAAATGTTCAGTGAGGAGGCCCTTTGCCACTACATAGCCACGCTGTGGCGCCATATGCTGGCAGCTGCGTACCAATTCCTGTGGCTGACCTCTGGTAAACTGCTCTAGATAGTACAGGCAATCTCCTTTTCCAGCCTTACTCTCCACACCCTGTTCAAAAGCCTTCATAAATGGTCGAAACTGGATAGGGTCCCCATCGAACACCGGTATCTCTCTTGATGGTAGAGATGAGATGCGCTGTTCATGAACCAGGGCGGCTGTGATGTCATTCTGCCTTTGCAATATATCCAGTAACTCAGGTAAGTGTGTTGTATTGGATGCATTATTGGTAGGAAGTGGTTGTGCAGCCATCACATGCTGTTGATGTGCTCCATGTAATGTTCCATGTTGTAGCTGAATGATAGCGTGTTGCGGTTTCAGTACATCGTTGCACCACTGCTCAGTTTGCTTTCTGCACACCTCTGCTGACAGTATGTTGTCAGGTGGTAGTGGGCCTTTGGTGGCCACGtattgtgtttgctgtggtgGGCCAGGTTGAAATTCCATTGCATTGGGATTAAGGTTAGCCACTTTCCCCTTTTCCTCATGCAGATATGAGCTCATGCCATCAGAGCGCGCTGCTGAGTGACTCCTTCTGTCTGAGGCATGCAGCACGGCTAATTTAGCCTCTGACGCAGCCAACTCAGATCAAGctgctcctttctcctcctcagctgttgCTCCTGCTCCTCAATTGCATGCTTCTCCTTTAAAGCAGCTTGACGAGCAAGAAGCGCTGCTCTGTCCGCTTTCGCCAGCACCCTGGCTTGGCTTGTGCTCGACCTACCACTACAACCAGTTTTGTGTGACCTTCTACTACCCACATTAGAAACACTGTCAATTGGATTAATACCAGTACCATAATCAACATTTTCATGTGCAGCTTCAGCATCACCATTTACATTCACAGGAACACCTGCATCAGCATTGGCATTCAAAGCAGTAGACAAATCAGTGTGAACATTTTCAGAACCCATTGTCAGAAAAACCTTAGTTTCACAGATAACATCATTATTTGGaatcatttttgctttaaacCAAACATCatgcctttctttttcttcaacaGTTAATAAACTTAACAATGACTCATGAATGCGTTTTGCATCTTTACAATTTTCCACCAAACATTTCAGAGCGTTTTGTTACTGAGGAATGTCATGTTTTAAACCGTCCATTGATTTCCTAAATGCGCTTGCATTGTCCAATTTTACCTTTCTGTCCGTCTGTAAAGCCAACAGTTTATCAGCAAGTGCGTTTGCACGCCTACTTTGCTGATCAACGCCACTAACAACACTACTAGGCTTAGTAGCTGTTGGTTTATCACACCGATCCATTATAGCAAGAGTTGGATGAAAAAGGACGATAGTTCGATGTACAAAAAAAGCGATGTGAAAGTCAATAACGCAACGCACGCAAAGTCACTCAGTCCAAACGACGCACGATTTCCAAAGTCAAATGTCTGCCGGCATTTAAtacatgtgttgtgtttgtaccCGGGTACTGTGTGcgcacaaaataaacaaaagattTAATTGGCCATTAAAGATTGTAGCGCTACAAATACCTTTCGTCGGGCGCCTTGCAGTCATCAGCTGGTTGTTGTGCTCCGATGTATGGTTTCCCCGTCAAACGAAGCTCCTTGTCAGTAGCTGACGAATCCAAACAATAAATCCACAACGAAAACAGCTCTTCATGCTCCTAATTCCACAAGCGCAGAAGACTCCGACGTGCGAACTAATTACAAACAGTGGCGGGGTATTGACTGATATTAAAGGAGTTCTGTTCTGATACGGAACTACTGAGGCGTCACTGACGCAGGTGGTGGCTAGGCTGATGCGCTAGATCTTACCTGAGGCTATTTGCTAACTACACTGTGACTTACTGTGAACCGAAATAAATCGACGGTACTTTTTGAGTCAATGGTGATCCATTTATTTTACGAGTCCAACATCAGGTTACACACCGTAGTCACAAGCCGAAATCAACAACAGTGAACCAACATAGCGCTTAGCTTTGCCGTAGCGTAGCGTATCAGTGTACCGGTGTAGAGGTGTGGCGCGTAGCGGTGTAGCGGTCAAAACCCTTTGCCCTTCCGGGTAGGACGCCTAAACAACAACAGATGGTTCCTACCTAAATACTTGACGGAAGGTTAACTTTTAtgcgccacccagtggacaaaacataaatcaaactcATAAAGAAACCATACATTTTGGCTCCTACAGTTACCATGGAGACGAGTACCCACAGAGACAATGACGTCAGCAGTCCTGAACCTGAACAGATGAGGAAGAGCGATGTGAGTACATGGAGGCGAAGAATAGGAATGTTCAGGTCAGAGAGAATCTACTGAGGCCACAGACGGGGCCTTCAGATGTCAATCACATGTTGTTTTAAGGTGGAACATACTTCCTTTAATAGACCTTCATGTGACTGCAGACACTGTTTATCTTCAGTTTTTAGACATTAGCCTGTTTTCAATTCATTTTgccataaaatgaaaagatttttatttaatatctCCAAAGACAACGTGGTCTAAAATATCCCCTTCATACACTCGAGTGGATGATTCAGGGTAAAAAGCCTTTAATAAACGTGCTTTATTACAAAAACACGTATCTGCCTTCTCACGTTCTGACTCTGAATCCACCAAAACCAAGTTTTCTGATTCCAaacatctgtatgtgtgaaccCAGAACAAAACTCCCTGTCTGACTCTGACAGTTCAGTTTCTTTCTGCGTATTTATGAGAACAGAACAAAGCACAACCAGGAGGTTcaggagaaacacacagtgGGTTTGGGCTCGGACAGTTTCCAGGCTCtgtctgtaaacacaaacatcacatctgtctgtcagtttgacTCGAGCTGTCAGTTAATCTGTGGTCTAGCTTTTGACTTGTCACTCCAGTCTGCAGATCCTGGATCAGACCTGCTTGGCGCCGTCTCCTCCCCTGTCTCACCTGAAACAGGTGCTGCACTAAATCCCATCCCTCAAGGCGACTGGCCCCGCCCATCGCCAGCAGTCACTGTgaccacagaaacaaacattcctcctcctcctcctgcggCTGGCCCAGCCCCCTCTGATCCAGCTGCTGACACctgggtgacatcacagctgcCAGCTCCGCCCTCAGCGACGCGTCACCGTCAGCTGATCATCGTGGAGCGGCGAGGTCAGACACCTGAACGCGTGGTGAGTGATCTTTATTTCAGATCCGTTTTCACATCATTTGTTACAGTtcagcagtttttctgtgtttcatgtcagGTGATCGTGATGGGCCAGTCAGAGGGCAGAGAGGTGTTTGTCGTCCCGTCCATTCAGCTCTCAGGGTCCCAGCTGGCTGTGATCGGTCCAGCAGGTAGCTGTACTGGGAGGATTGTGATTGGAGGGGAAGACGACGATGTCATCAGACCTCTGTAATGTCAGTTAAAGTTACTAATTATGGATTTGTGTCTGTAGGTGCTGTTGTTAACATCCCggtaaccatggtaactgaCTCCAGCAGAAGTGAGCAGACAGCAGCGGCCAGGTCGTTTGACTCATTTCAGACTCCGCCTCCTTCAACAGCCTCCgtatcccacaatgcatctcATGCTGGTCATTCAGGAAGTGctcatgtgatgtgttttcactgctcaCCTGTGCTCTCAGGATGTGACATCATGTGACGTGTTTTCACTGCTCACCTGTGGTCTCaggatgtgacatcatcacaaGGAGTTTAGTTTAAAGTAATTATtagagtgtgtgtcagtctgtgttgaacctgtgtgtgctgctttcagCAGTCTGGATGTTTCCGCTCAGCTGAAGCCGCTGCCCTCCAGCGCCCCCAGCTGGGCTCTGAGACTGCTTGACGCTCAGGTTAGTGTGAACAGACAGTCTGTACGTGTTCGTTCGTCATGAATGTGTCAGacaggccctcctcctcctctggtgtCAGTAGAAGTTGGGAGATTCCTACAGAGGTTTCTGCTGGTCGGAGGCGGAGCTGGAGGCCATCCTGTTGCTCCACAAGCAGCAGACCGGTTGCGTCTCCGGGACTCGTCAGTCTCGTCTGTGGACAAACCAGCAACCAGACTGATGTGGAGGTCTCAGTACGTGCCCTATGACGGCATCCCATTCGTCAATACAGGTCGGTACCGCGCCGGTTGTTTCTGACTGATGAAGCCTCTCCTCTTTGATTTGTTGTGAATTAACTTATATAAGTATTTAAGTACTATCAGCAGAACGTAGTTAAAGTACTCAGAGTGTTGGTGTATCagtaaatgttcctgtcagtgtttctcatcatctctgatgtttgtggat
Proteins encoded:
- the LOC121615728 gene encoding LOW QUALITY PROTEIN: calcium-responsive transcription factor-like (The sequence of the model RefSeq protein was modified relative to this genomic sequence to represent the inferred CDS: inserted 1 base in 1 codon) — its product is METSTHRDNDVSSPEPEQMRKSDFSFFLRIYENRTKHNQEVQEKHTVGLGSDSFQALSSADPGSDLLGAVSSPVSPETGAALNPIPQGDWPRPSPAVTVTTETNIPPPPPAAGPAPSDPAADTWVTSQLPAPPSATRHRQLIIVERRGQTPERVVIVMGQSEGREVFVVPSIQLSGSQLAVIGPAGSCTGRIVIGGEDDDVIRPLSLDVSAQLKPLPSSAPSWALRLLDAQKLGDSYRGFCWSEAELEAILLLHKQQTGCVSGTRQSXSVDKPATRLMWRSQYVPYDGIPFVNTGSRAVVMECQFGPRRKGLQSNKSSEHTAELSYRATCPAMIYIKKVRKFPEFRVLTEPTADRKVVRQDQEKAFQSLKNQNLEAGGVIRFYLQLPTERAHLYHTMDTPPIPPPPPDLTPPPTQPEEEEEEKMMEEAAEQVLVQDGVIRSRLHPQVAERIRQLVAAGHHQVYSIRKQLRNFVEKELFKCDDLPERHNLRYFPTVNDIKNHIHESQRALGLSSSSAEWTEESRHPLMKTVTLTLTPAGVDGSDSLSPEAVRLFSSLSSLQPKIFAQLQVRKH